A single window of Poecilia reticulata strain Guanapo linkage group LG10, Guppy_female_1.0+MT, whole genome shotgun sequence DNA harbors:
- the clint1a gene encoding clathrin interactor 1a — MLNMWKVRELVDKATNVVMNYSEVESKVREATNDDPWGPSGQLMTEISRATFMYEQFPEVMNMLWGRMLRDNKKNWRRVYKSMLLLAHLIRNGSERVVTSAREHLYDLRSLESYHFVDENGKDQGVNVRQKVKELIEFVQDDDRLREERKKAKKNKDKYVGVSSDSMGFRGYSGDRYDSGVESRAKWDDDWEKNKGPFPFSEKLGEISDKIGSTIDDTISRFRKKDRDDSPDRFSDNEEDRDRSSYNGQSKREFKDEEETVTTKSVQIVQATETTATRKRGVPSRKVDLGAAAHYIGDQSPDTTAKQTQPAAAPQPASTGLADLLMVDTTPSQPAATDLFGGFADFNSPAASTGQVSGSAAVSSPIGDFGEWNAFPGGQIPASAQSPENSRSDLFGAMATASPTAPTPVVAAPAPAPASADLFDLMGPTQILTSSQSLNFSMSSTQTMSTNIMPQPVSQPIPNMGGPLQPQPMQPGMASQGPGAKASLPSTWSDHSVNISLDFLGPGMQPPKPSQPSLNTLQQGHQPAPNMLTQGFSSMNLGPTPVRPPANAMMQPGAGMGMVPNQGMMGMGMNMGMPQGGMTMGMPGGMGMGMGMHPAMVQQPKQDAFADFGNFGK, encoded by the exons AGCCACCTTCATGTATGAGCAGTTCCCAGAGGTAATGAACATGCTGTGGGGCCGCATGTTGAGGGACAACAAGAAGAACTGGAGGAGAGTCTATAAG tccATGCTGTTGTTGGCACATCTAATCAGGAATGGGTCAGAAAGGGTTGTAACCAGTGCCAGAGAACATCTGTATGACTTGAGATCACTGGAAAGTTATCACTTTGTTG ACGAGAATGGGAAGGATCAAGGAGTAAATGTTCGTCAGAAGGTGAAGGAGCTCATAGAATTTGTTCAGGACGACGACAGACTGAGGGAAGAAcggaaaaaggcaaaaaagaacaaagacaaGTACGTCGGCGTTTCCTCTGACAGTATGGGATTTCGAGGTTACT CGGGGGACAGGTACGACTCCGGGGTTGAAAGCCGTGCAAAGTGGGACGATGACTGGGAGAAGAATAAAGGACCTTTCCCCTTCAGTGAAAAGCTGGGGGAGATAAGTGACAAAATCGGCAGCACCATTGACGATACGATAAGCAGGTTCAGGAAGAAGGACAGAGATGACTCCCCAGATCGATTCAG TGACAACGAGGAGGACCGGGATCGTTCTTCGTACAACGGCCAGTCAAAAAGAGAGTTTAAAGACGAAGAGGAGACTGTTACAACCAAGAGCGTACAAATCGTCCAGGCAACTGAGACGACAGCAACACGGAAGAGAGGAGTGCCGTCCAGAAAAGTGGACCTGGGGGCCGCAGCCCACTACATAGGAGACCAGAGCCCAGATACCACTGCCAAACAG ACCCAGCCAGCTGCAGCACCCCAACCTGCCAGTACAGGCCTGGCTGATCTCCTGATGGTGGACACCACGCCCAGCCAGCCTGCTGCCACAG ATCTCTTCGGTGGATTTGCTGACTTCAACTCACCTGCTGCCTCAACTGGACAGGTCTCAGGATCCG CAGCAGTCTCCAGCCCCATTGGAGACTTTGGCGAGTGGAATGCTTTTCCTGGAGGGCAGATTCCAGCATCTGCTCAGAGTCCTGAAAACAGTAGAAGTGACCTTTTTGGAGCCATGGCAACAGCTTCCCCTACAGCACCGACCCCAGTGGTGGCGGCCCCAGCTCCGGCTCCCGCCTCGGCAGACCTGTTTGACTTGATGGGACCGACTCAGATCCTCACTTCCTCCCAGAGCCTCAACTTTAGCATGAGCAGCACACAGACAATGAGCACCAACATCATGCCTCAGCCAGTGTCACAG CCCATCCCTAACATGGGCGGTCCTCTGCAGCCACAGCCCATGCAGCCAGGAATGGCCTCACAAGGCCCTGGAGCCAAAGCATCCCTTCCTTCCACTTGGTCTGATCACTCGGTTAACATCAGCCTGGACTTTCTGGGGCCTGGCATGCAGCCTCCCAAGCCCAGCCAGCCCAGCCTCAACACCCTCCAGCAAG GCCATCAGCCGGCTCCCAACATGCTCACCCAGGGATTTTCCAGTATGAATCTTGGACCTACACCAGTCAGACCTCCTGCTAATGCTATGATGCAGCCTGGAGCGGGAATGGGGATGGTTCCTAACCAGGGCATGATGGGGATGGGCATGAACATGGGGATGCCACAGGGAGGTATGACCATGGGAATGCCTGGCGGAATGGGAATGGGGATGGGAATGCACCCTGCAATGGTCCAACAGCCCAAACAAGACGCCTTTGCTGACTTTGGCAACTTTGGAAAGTGA